Proteins encoded by one window of Amaranthus tricolor cultivar Red isolate AtriRed21 chromosome 4, ASM2621246v1, whole genome shotgun sequence:
- the LOC130810548 gene encoding elongation factor 1-gamma 2-like, which translates to MALVLHAGSTNKNAYKALIAAEYSGVKVELVKDFEMGVSNKTPEFFKMNPIGKVPVLETPDGPIFESNAIARYVTRLKADNPLYGYSLIEYAHIEQWIDFATLEIDANILRWFIPRIGFAMYLPPAEEAAISALKRALEALNTHLAYNTYLVGHNVTLADIVMICNLVLGFNRVMTKSFTSEFPHVERYFWTLINQPNFKKVLGEVKQTESVPPVAKKSTPPVSAKPMGKEAPKKEEVKKEPAKPKEEARAGAEEEAPKPKAKNPLDFLPPSKMILDEWKRLYSNTKTNFREVAIKGFWDMYDPEGYSLWFCDYKYNEENTISFVTMNKVSGFLQRMDLARKYAFGKMLVIGSEPPFKVKGLWLFRGQDIPQFVLDECYDMELYEWRKVNINDESEKERVSQMIEDYEPFEGEPLLDAKCFK; encoded by the exons GTTTTGCATGCGGGGAGCACTAATAAGAATGCCTATAAGGCTCTCATTGCTGCAGAATATAGTGGCGTGAAAGTTGAATTGGTAAAAGATTTTGAGATGGGTGTTTCCAATAAAACACCAGAGTTTTTCAAAATGAATCCCATTGGGAAG GTACCAGTCTTGGAGACTCCTGATGGTCCCATTTTTGAGAGCAATGCTATAGCAAGATACG TTACGCGGTTGAAGGCAGATAATCCTCTTTATGGCTATTCACTCATTGAATAT GCTCACATTGAGCAGTGGATTGATTTTGCAACCTTAGAAATTGATGCCAATATCTTGCGTTGGTTCATTCCAAGAATTGGCTTTGCTATGTATCTTCCTCCG GCTGAGGAAGCTGCTATTTCTGCACTCAAGAGGGCCTTGGAGGCATTAAACACACATCTTGCTTACAATACCTATCTGGTTGGACACAATGTGACATTAGCTGATATTGTCATGATATGTAACTTGGTTCTTGGATTTAATCGTGTTATGACTAAGAGCTTTACTTCTGAATTCCCTCACGTTGAACGGTACTTCTGGACTTTGATTAATCAACCAAATTTTAAGAAGGTTCTTGGTGAAGTAAAGCAAACAGAGTCTGTTCCACCGGTTGCAAAGAAGTCAACCCCGCCTGTAAGTGCCAAGCCCATGGGTAAGGAGGCACCAAAGAAAGAAGAGGTCAAGAAAGAACCAGCCAAACCTAAGGAAGAAGCACGTGCAGGAGCAGAGGAAGAGGCCCCCAAACCAAAAGCAAAAAATCCTCTTGATTTCCTTCCTCCTAGTAAGATGATATTGGATGAATGGAAAAGGCTGTACTCTAACACAAAAACCAATTTCCGTGAAGTTGCAATCAAAG GATTTTGGGATATGTATGACCCAGAGGGATACTCCTTATGGTTTTGTGACTATAAGTATAATGAGGAGAACACTATTTCATTTGTGACGatgaataaagttagtggatTCTTGCAAAGGATGGATCTTGCTCGCAAGTATGCATTTGGCAAGATGTTGGTGATTGGATCAGAACCTCCATTTAAAGTCAAGGGTTTGTGGCTTTTTCGTGGACAAGACATCCCTCAGTTTGTGTTGGATGAGTGCTACGACATGGAACTTTATGAGTGGAGAAAAGTCAACATCAATGATGAGTCTGAGAAGGAGCGCGTCAGTCAAATGATTGAAGATTACGAACCTTTCGAGGGTGAACCTCTACTAGATGCCAAATGCTTCAAGTGA